DNA sequence from the Candidatus Zixiibacteriota bacterium genome:
ATGGACCGAGCAGGGAATTGCCGCTCGGGCATCGCAACCGAATGACATGTTCACGAAAAAACGCGCAGTCCAAGCAGGCAAAGCGCTCACCGTTCAAGATGTCGCTCTCCTAAAAAAACAGAACGCTCAAACTCTCGGTGACTATATCCGCACAGGTTCAATCGTCGAAGAATGGCCCTATATTGGCACAAAAGGAAAACTGATTCGTTTTCAATTGGGCGATCCGGCTACACTCGTTGACTTTGCAAAAGGAAAACGTAAAAAGCCCTTACACTTTGAAGGACCCCATTCTCGAGCCAGTATTCTCGCACTCGGCTGGAGCGCGAACTCCTTTCGGTCTGCGCTCTCACGGGGCATAATGCGCCAAGTTTATATCGAAAACGAAGAGACAACGCTTCCGTTTATAACCGCCAAAGCCGATGTTTCCTCCCTGTCATTGACACTGCCCCAGCAAACAGTTGTCGATAAATTGAAAACAAATCTCGGGGCTGGTTTCTCGATTCATCTGCTGCATGGTATTACCGGCTCGGGAAAAACTCTTGTGTACTGCCACCTCGCCCGCGATATCCTGGCCAAAGGCCAGACCGCCCTTGTCCTCACACCAGAAATTGCCCTCACCGGCGCAATCCTTGCCTATTTCAGAGGTTTCTTTGATTCACAGGTTACCGTCATCCATTCGGGAATGACAGAGCGGGAACGGCTTGAGAGTTGGAGGGGGATACGCGAAGGGAAGTACAAAATTGTTATTGGTCCGCGCTCGGCCGTTTTCGCGCCGCTTGAAAATGTCGGGCTGATTGTTGTCGATGAAGAGCATGATTCTTCCTACAAACAGGACGACCCGGCGCCAAGGTTTCATGGACGGGACACGGCGATAATGAGAGCGAAAATTCATTCTATTCCGATCATCCTTGGCTCGGCCTCTCCATCGGTCGAAAGTTATTACCATGCCGTAAACGGACGCTATCAGTTGCATGAGTTGACCGGGCGTCCGGCCGGAGCGGAACTGCCGAGCGTACGATTGATTGATCTGAAAAAAGAACAACTCTCAGGTGACCTGACTTATATGACCTACCCGCTCAAAAAGGAAATCGAAAAACGTCTTGATCAGGACGAGCAAGTTATCGTCTATCTCAATCGACGCGGATACTCTCGACAACTTAAATGCGGCGACTGTGCCCATATCAGTACCTGCCCGCAATGTCATATCAATTTGACCTACCACAAAGTCGGCGGAAAACTTCTGTGTCATTACTGCGGATATGCGGCCAATCCAGGCGACACCTGCGAAAAATGCAACAGCCGCAATCTGATGTATGTCGGAGCTGGCACTCAGCGTGTCGAAGAGGATATCCCGCGTCTGTTTCCACAAGCCGTCACCGCACGATTCGATTCTGACACTGCAAGCGGTAGAGCGCGCGCCTATACCCTGCTTCGAGAATTCGCCGAACAGAAACAGAATCTCTTGCTCGGGACGCAGATGGTGACCAAGGGGCTCGATTTGCCCGGTGTGACGCTGGTTGGTGTGCTCTCGGCTGATCAGGGATTGGATATGCCCGATTTTCGCGCGTCGGAAAAAACATTCGCGAGGCTTGTCCAAGTTGCCGGACGGTCAGGACGAAGCCGAAAAAAAGGGGAGGTCATAATCCAGACCTCGTATCCTCATCATCCGGTCATCATGCACGCCGCCGCCCAGGACTACAAAGGATTTTATGACGGGGAAATAAAATCACGCCATGAATATAATTTTCCGCCGTTTATTCGGCTGGCAAATGTCGTTTTCTCAGGAACCGATGAGACAATTCTGGGAAAAGCATCGCAAACTTTCAAAACCCGTCTCGCCGATGTCTGCCGCAAAGCCGGGATTCCTGTCGAGACGCTCGGTCCTGCGCAGTGTCCCATCTATCAATTGAAAGCGCGCTACAGAAGACAGTTGCTTATCAAGACAACCCAGATGGTCAAATTCAGCCGCACATTAACAGAATGGGAATCACAGGAAAACCGTTTTGGCCTGCCATCGTCAGTTCTGGCCGCGGTGGACATCGACCCTGATGATATGATGTAGTGGGGGGACGAGCGCAAATAACGGGGCTAACCCGGCGATTTAACTGGTCTGTCAGGGACTCAAGCCGGAGAGTTCGATGATAATATCGTGCCACGCCCTCGACGATACACGCAGTCCTGTAGGCTAATATTATTGTGAGTTAATGTACAAACGCAGAAGTTTCCTTATTAGTGTTTGCAATTTATCCACGGGCAGGGAAGAAAAATCTATTGGCTCTCCATGCATAAAACTATCTCGCAGCGTTTTACAGTGTTTGAATAAATTAGTGTCTGTTTCTGTATGCTCTGAATCAAGTTGATCGGAAACTATTACGAATTTTTGAACCAAAGTGAAACTACTCGGTCTGCCCTTGTTGTCACGGTCAAAATAAGCGTCCGCAACAGTTGATGAAACACTCTTGAATAGTCGAACTCTAAATCTATCATGATGATGATTGAATGTTTTGTTTATAAATATTTCTAGAGCCATCCACACATAAATGAATTTGTTTATTTGTTCCAGTCTCTCTTCGAGCGATTTTTCCAAGAGTTGCGCGATTCTTTCCAGCGAAGCATCCCCTATGACATGAGATATCAGCTGCTGAGTACATACAATTTCCTCACGCGACAGTTGGCGTGATAGGTAGCCATGAACTTGACCCATTTGAAGATTAAATATGTAAATTGGTTTTTCATTAACATCAAAAAACACAGATGAGTTACCAATTTGTTTAAAGCCCACAATGGCTCCGATTTCAAGATAAAGAGCTAGTTTTGCTAGTCTAACCTGCGCTTCGTAACGAGCCTGAATCGGCACTTTGGGAGTCTTCGTCGTAATGATGTAATTGCCTGCATCACTTGTATAGACATTTTCGCTTCCGATCTCTTCTTCTCCGATCGCCTCAAAATAGAGAAAAAGACCGTTCGGATATTCTTTTCGTCTGTTATCTATTAACTTATTTACGTAAAGTGTATTCTCTTCAATTGTCTTTGACTTTTCGATGTCTGAGCGGCCAGGTTCTATCATACCGAGAATAGAATGAGACTTATCTATGTGAAAACAAAGCGGATCCGGATTTGATGTGAGGATGACTTGTATGCCGATTGTGGAATCGACAAATATCTTCTCGTCTTTCTCGACCGAAGACCGTACAAGGCCGCGAATATGAAGAAGACAAAAGTATGCGAATTTCATTCGCCCGAGGGTCATTTTTATGTCTCCACCAAAGCTAAGAGATACAGCCCTACGTCATCCTGTAGATATTCTCATCGACCGAATCACTCCCGCAGCCCCTCTCTTACGGGTTCAGCTTCGCATCCATAGTAATGGTTGCCTTCAACAATTTCGAGACCGGGCAGTTGGTCTTTGCGCCGTTGGCGGCGGCCATAAAGGCATCGTTGGTAATGCCCGACATCGATACTTTTGTATCCAGGTGAATTGCGGTGATGGCACCGCCTTCGAGTGTGACAGTCGCCGTGGTCTCGATGCTTCCGGGGACTCCGCCCCCTTTGCTGAGTTCGTTTGAGAAGGCCATCGAGAAACAACCAGCATGGGCCGCGGCAATGAGCTCCTCGGGATTGGTCATCGTTCCGTTTTCGAAACGAGAGACAAAATTATACGGCACCTCATTGAGTGATTTGGTCTCGGTGGTCAGGATACCTTTCCCGTCTTTCATGCCGCCTTTCCATGCGGCTGTAGCTTTTCGTTTCATTGATTATTCCTCCTTCGTTAGTCGTGGGATGATTTATTCATAATGTCATTCCGGTCCGCCATCGGCGGAGAATCCAGATATTCATCTTCAATTGCCTTCACCTTCTAAAAAAAACGGCACTACCGCCTCAACCCATCACTGGCGGAAGTTCTCGCTCAAGCTCCTTGTCATGCCGGAATCCAAGGGCGTAGTCGGCCTGGATGAGGGTGTGAATCTCGCGCGTCCCTTCGTAAATCGATGCCCCTTTTGAGTTGCGATAAAACCGTTCGACCGGATATTCATCCGAGAACCCGTACGCGCCATAGACCTGCACGGCATTAGCGGCCGAGGCCTCGGCATCGCGGCAGGCAATCCATTTTGCAAGCGAGGTCTCACGAGTGGATCGCTTCCCCTGATTTTTGAGCCATCCGGCTTTCATCCAGAGGTATGTCGAATATTGATAGCTCGCTTCCATATTGGCAATCATCTGTTTGACCAACTGATGCTCGGCAATGGGAATGCCTTGGGTGTGTCGTGTGAGCGAATACTTAACCGATGCGTCGCGACAGGCGCGGATAAGTCCGCATGAGCCAGCGGCGACAGTGTAACGTCCTTGGTCGAGGCAGAACATCGCGATTTTAAAGCCTTGACCTTCTTTGTACACAACGTTTTCGGCCGGTACAACTACATCCTGAAATGCAATCGAGCCGGTGCTTCCTGCGCGCACACCGAGTTTGCCATGAATGGTCGATGTGGAGACACCCTTCCATTTTGACTCGACAATAAATGCCGAGAGTCCGGAGTGGTCGCGATTTCTTTTTTTCTCAAGGTCAGTCCAGGCAAAAATCAGAAAATAATCGGCGATGGCTGCAAGCGATATCCACATTTTTTCGCCGTTAAGGACGTAATGGTCCCCTTTTTTGACGGCCGTCGACTGAATGCCTATGGCATCAGAACCAGCGGCCGGTTCGGTGAGACCGAAAGTGGCAATTTTTTTGCCCTGAGCCGCTGGGACAAGATATTTCTGCTTTTGCTCTTCGTTCGCCCAGACCAGAACCGACATGCAAAAAAGACCGACATGGACTGAAAGGATAACCCGCGCCGAAGTGTCCGCATATTCCATTTCTTCAGAAGCCAAACCGAGCGAGATATAGTCCATCCCAAGTCCGCCGTATTCCTCTGGCACACAAAAGCCAAGCAGATTCGCTTTGGCCATCGCAGGTAACAGCGCCGGATTGAGCGTTTGTTTCCGGTCGAATTCGGAAATTGATGGTATGATTACCCTATCGGCGACTTCGCGCGCCATATCACGAACAGCAAGCTGGTTTTCAGTAAACGAAAAATCGATCATGAGAAAAAAGCTCCTTTAATACGACAGCGGCCTTTATGGCCTAACTTCGGCCACAATAATAGTATAAGGGGAGGGTAAAGTCAAACCTGAGTAATGTAAGGCATACGAGTTTCATCCAAAATCCCCCGGTTGCCGTTTTGGTTTCCATTTCCTATATTGACCGCTTGAAAAAGATAAAAGCATCAAGGAAAAAAAATTGTGACCGATTCACTTCAGATCAAAGCCGACATTATCCCCTACGCCCCAACCTATTCGGCTCTTGTGCGAACATGGCTTAACTCCGAAAAAGTTCTGCTCGATGTTTGCCGTTCAAATGAGTTTCCGCCCCCCGAAGACCTTGTAGATTCATGGCAGCGAAGCGATGTGATTGCCTATCTCCTCTCTGCCAAAGGGGAACCAGTCGCTTATGGCGAATTATGGCCGCGCCCGGCAGAGTTTGCAGTGGAAATTGCGCATTTGCTGGTTGACCCCAAACGGCGTTCGCACGGGTACGGGACGCGCTTGCTCGAACTTCTTTTCTCACGATTGACCGGCAGGCCGGGTGTGAACAAAGCGATAATAAATCTCTACAGTGACAACGAACGGGCTTTGGGTTGTTATCTCAAAGCGGGATTCGAACTTTTGGGAACGACCAAACATATTGTCGGACTTCGCATGATCCGACTTGTGCGATGACCAGAGGGAATGGTTTATCCGTAAGAATATTTGTCTTTTGATTGTTTTGCGCTAACGATACCAAAAAAGGAAACTACACATGAGTGCGTTCAAAAATCTTATTATCGAAACCAAGGGCCGGGTGCTTGTTATCACAGTCTCAAGACCAACGGCTCTGAATGCCATGAATATCGAAACGACCGACGAACTGCAGCGCGCCTTCAATGAAAACTCGAATAACGATGCCATCTCCTGTGTTATTCTCACCGGCGCCGGAGAAAAATCATTTGTGGCTGGCGCGGATATCAATGAAATTAACGCCCTCACTGCGCAGACCGGCTACACCTTTTCGGACAATGGCCTTCGACTCATGAATACCATCCAATATTTCCCCAAACCGGTCATCGCCGCAATAAATGGTTTCGCCCTCGGAGGCGGCTGTGAACTTGCGCTTGCCTGCGACATTCGCCTCGCATCGGACAAGGCGAAACTCGGTCAGCCCGAAGTCAACCTTGGCGTCATCCCCGGCTATGGCGGCTCCCAGCGTCTGCCGAAACTTGTGGGACGCGGCAAAGCCATGCAGATGATTTTGACTGGCGACATTATCTCCGCCGCTGAAGCTCATCGGATCGGGCTTGTCGATGAAATCTATCCGCACGAAGAGCTCATGTCCAAAGCGATGCAGATGGCCGAGACTATTGCCTCGCGCGGGCCGATAGCTGTCAAGCTTGCTAAAGAATTGGTCAACCATGCTCAGGACCTGTATCTGCATGCCGGTTGCGATATGGAAAAAGCCAATTTCGCGCAGACATGCGGCACAGCGGACAAATCCGAAGGAACCGGCGCTTTTTTGCAAAAACGAAAAGCGGCCTTCTCTGGCAAGTGAACGATAGTGGCGATGCCACCTATCGTGCGAAGCAACTGAGAGACTTCTTCTATGAAACTTAACCGCCTCTATGACGAATTCGCCTACCTCTATCCGCTTATAAGCGGGCCGGAAGCGTATGCCGATGAAGCGCAGTTGTGGAAGAATGTGCTTTGCGAAAAGCTCGGCCCGGGACGCCATACAATGATCGAAATGGGAGTCGGCGGCGGATTCAATCTCTCGCACTTCATACAAGATTTCGATGCCACCGGAAGTGACCTCTCTGAGAAAATGGTGAATGTGTCACAAAAATTTAATCCGGGAATTCCGCATGTTGTCGGCGATATGCGCACAATGCGAATCGGCAAACAGTTTAAAGCTGTCCTCATCCATGATGCCATCTGCTACATGTTGACCGAGGACGACCTTCGCCAGACTTTTGTGACAGCCCATGAACACCTTGAACCGGGCGGATTTCTTTTGACCGCGCCGGATTATTTCAAAGAGACGTTCACCGATGGCATGGTGCGGCACAATACGATGTCCGACGGCACAACGACCTTGACGCATCTGGAATACGAATACGATCTCGACCCAAATGACACCGTCAATGAAATGCTCATCCATTATCTCATCCGCAAAGACGGTAAATTGAGAGTCGAGCGCGATTTGCATGTCCTGGGACTCTTTTCGGTTGAGACCTGGCATCGCCTGTTGACCGAAACTGGATTCGATGTCGAACAGCGCCAGCATTCTCTCTACAATGACGGCCGAGTCGGCTGGCTTTTGATAGCTCAAAAAAAATAACAACCCTTTTCACATACACCATGAAATCAAACAGGCTCTACGATGAATTCGCGCATCTCTATTATCTGATTGACCCGCCAGCCGATCATGCCGGCGAGGCCGCACGGTGGAAAGCCGTTCTCAGGGAGAAACTCGGCAAAGGTCGTCACAACATTCTCGATCTCGGCTCTGGCGGCGGCTCGCATTTGTCACATTTTGTCGATGAATTTGATGCGGTCGCGGTTGATCTGTCTCCGGAAATGATCAAGCTTTCATCGACACTCAACCCGTCAGTCGAACATCTTCAAGGGGACATGCGGACGCTTCGGCTGGGAAGAAAATTCGATGCCGTGCTTATCCACGATGCCATCGGTTATATGCTGAACGAAGATGATTTGCTTTCGACTTTCAAAACAGCCTTTGAGCATTTAAACTACGGCGGTCTGATAATTACCACGCCGGATTATGTCAAAGAAAATTTTCAGGATGCCCGTGTCGCGCACCACACGGCATTGGATGTGAAAACAACGCTCGCGTATTTTGAATATGTCTATGACCTTGATCGGGCCGACACGACTTTTGAAATGCTCATGCTCTATGTCATTCGCGAGGATGGCAAGATGCGCACCGAGCGAGATATGCACACTCTGGGATTGTTCCCGCTTGAACGCTGGACGAAGTTAATGCGAACAGCGGGCTTTGAGGTCGAGGCTGTAAAAGAAGAGCGCGGAATCAACCACCCTGACGGCCATGCTGGTGAATGGATGTTTGTAGGGGTGAAGTAGGACGGGCGATGGACTTAGAGACGCCCGACACCACGAAAAGGACACGACATCTTGGAGGACTGGTTTGGACAGTTGATAATATTTTCACCATCAGAGTGGAGGTCGCATTGAATGGAAAAGAAAAGAGATGTCACATATAGGCTCCGTTGGGTTGCAGTACTTCCCGGTGCTATTCCTGCTGGTCTATTGTCAAATTTCCCGCTTCACTGGTTTCTTTACCTCTTTTTTAGTCAAATTATAGAACCATACCCTGAGCTTCCAGAAAGGTTTCTTTTGCCTTTTGTGGTCGCTACTACATTTGTATATATTGGTTCTTAAATTGCACCTGAGCATAACTTAAGGGTATCATTTGTCCTTTTCGGATTATGGATATTTATAGGTGGTGGCATGTTTTTTCTTACCTTATTCAATGTCAATTTAATGGACTCTGGATATTATTTCGAAGGGAGAGGCATCTATCAGATAATGTCTGCTCTCGGTGCTACTACAGGAGTTTATTTGGCAAAAAAAAGGCCAGTTGAGTAGGTCAGGATCTTTATGATCCTGACATCTTAATAATTGGTGCGCGACAGAGACGTCCCGCACGAAGAAAACAAAACGTGCTGTCTGGCGCCCTCCTTCGGCGGACTTGAAAGCCCTCACCTGACAGTTCAATCATAGCGTCGGGCGAGGAATAGCATCCCCAGCATGGGGGCCCGACACCACATAAATAGTGCCGTCGTTGTCTACCCGAGCGAAGAGAATACTTGGATGAACCGCCCACCCGATGTATCTTCTCCTCGATGGACCTGCCGACCCTTTTCACCACTTCGTTTGTCGTTGGATTTTCCGGAGCGATGTTCCCAGGGCCGCTTCTTGCCGTCAATATCGCCGAGACCCCGCGTCATGGCTGGAAAACCGGCCCGATTATCTGTATCGGGCATGGAATCGCCGAAATTGCCGTGGTAATAATTTTTGCGCTCGGTCTTGTCACACTCTCAGATGACACAGGGATAATTCGCACACTTGCTGTGGTCGGTGGAGCGGCGCTCATCGCGATGGGTGGGATGATGCTCTACGATCTCTTTCGCCAGCGTGTTTCCTATGAAAGTTCCAATGACGTCATACGGCCATCCCAGCATCTTATCGGCAAAGGCTTTACCGCGACAATTTCCAACCCGTATTGGCTGTTTTGGTGGGGAACAATCGGGCTGTCCTATGTCGCTCAATCAACGGAGGCCGGTTTTATCGGGCCAGTTGTCTTTTACATCGGACACATCCTCTCTGACATTGTCTGGTATACCGCAGTCGCCATGCTCATCTGGAGCGGGCGAAAATTACTCTTGGGACGCAGTTTGAAAATTCTTCTGACCGCCTGCGCTGTCTTTCTGCTCGGTCTCGGATCAAGTTTCATTTACAAAGGAATCACTGGTGCGATGTAATATCCGTTTTTTGAATCTCTGTTTTGCCTTCTTACTTGTGGGTTTGTGCGTCCAGTCAAGCCATGCCCGGGAATACTGGCAGCAGGAAGTAAACTATGTTCTTGATGTCACACTGGCCGAAGACCTTCGCACTATCAACGGCACAATCGACATTGAGTACATCAATAATTCACCCGACACACTCGATCTGCTTTACCTCAAAGCGTTCCCAAATGCCATTCAACGCAATTCATACGCCGATAAAAAACGCCGCACACAGAATATCTGGACGACAGCCAATTTGAAAAAAGAGCAGGAAGGCTCGCTTGAATTATTCGATACTGAGCCAGCATCCCGTACATACAGGCGTTTTGAACGGGACAATACAATTATTACCGTTTACCTCGACGAATTATTGGTTCCCTCTGATACGGTTTTATTGACTTTCAAATTCACAACTGTGCTTCCCTCTCCACACGAGATGCGGATGGGACTCATTGAAGGAACAGTCAAAGCCGCCTATTGGTATCCGCAGGTATGCGTGTACGATAACACAATGGGCTGGGTCAACTCTCAGTATGTCGACTGGGGGGAGTGCTATGGGGATTTTGGGAAATTTGATGTCACTATCACCGCTCCGGCGGCCCAGATCATTGCCGCGACTGGTGTGTGCGTCAATGAAAGCGAAGTTCTCTCCGACTCACTTCGCCAGATGTACGCGCTTGAGAATTATCTCAAACCCAAATCCGAATGGCCGATTTTCTCGTTCGCCGAGGGAGAAACCAAGACGTGGCATTATGTCGCCGAAAAAGTGAATGACTTTGCCTTCACATCGTCGGCTCGATTCTGTCTCGATACCGGCACAGTGAATGGGGTGGATGTTGCCGTTTATCCTCTTCGTGAAAACGCCAAAGGCTGGATACACGGAGTTCGACTGGGACAAGAGGCGATCCAGACATTTTCAGAAAAAATATATCCATATCAGTGGCCGGTCATACGCATTACCGATGCCTACTCCGGTATGGAATTTCCGATGCTTGCCAACTGCAGAGGGGGCGCGCCATCAAAAGGCTGGTGGATAGTCGTCTATCATGAAATAGGTCACCAGTGGTTTATGGGACAGGTCGGCTCCAACCAGGTTGACCGGCCGTTTCTCGATGAAGGATTCACCACTCACATTGAACATATTGCCATCGAGCAGTACCTCGGGCGTGCGGGCAACAATGTGCATTTTACCAATTGGTATGAAAAGCTTGTCGCGCCGCTTGACGAAGACCGCAACGAGCGCGGATTCCGACAACTATTGTTGCTTATGAAACAGGGACTCGATCGGCCGATGTCGTTTTCATACGACCAAGGCGAAGAATATTGGCCGTACCGGGTTTCGGCGTATTATAAATCAGCCGCGATGCACTATTCGCTCCGTTCTATTTTAGGCGACTCGGCGTATTTCGATGCCATGCATGACTATTGCGACAGATGGTTTTTCCGTCATCCGTACGAAGATGACTTCACGGAATCTTTAGAGCAGACCACGGGATTGCAACTTAACCAGTTTTTTGACCAGTGGTATCATGGCAGACAGCGTCTCGATTATGCCTTTGCTGGTAAAAAATCCCAAAAGAGCGGACGCGGGTATCGGCACACGATTTCACTAAAACAAAAGGGAAGATTTGTTTCGCCAGTCGATGTCGGCATAATCTGGGCGCAGGGTGACACAAGTTTCTACACTGTCGCGCCCGAAGGAATGGCATACGCAAAACCGGGCTTTGCCCTGTTGCCGATTTGGCATCAGTTCCGTCGATTAGATGAACGTTACAATTTTTCGGTCAATTCAGAGCGGAAAATAAAAAAAGTGATTGTCGATCCTGATAATCTTCTCATGGACATAAACCGCCTGAATAATCAGTCCGGCCTTCCGCCGATTCAGTTCCGCTTGGACAACCTCAAATACGACCGGGTACCGGTGAATGAGTATGCGCTCAGAGCGAGGCCAGACATTTGGTATGATGACCCAAACGGTGTGCAATTAGGATTCCATGCCCACGGCTCATATTTGCAAATTGAGAAACGATTCAATCTCGATGCGCGGATCGGCACACGCTCCGGCCGACCGAATGTCGATTTTACAATCGCTGTTCCGTTTGCGCCGTTCGGAGACAGGTCGGAACTCTCATGGCGGGTTTTGCGGGCCGACAGACGGCTGTTTTATTCAAATGCCTTTCAGAAGTATTTCTCCAAATGGCACTCGCGACCGGATCATAAACTGTTCCGGCTGGAGTTGAATTATCTCAAAATCGGCGGAGGAAAACAGGCGAACCGCCTCGATCCGATTTCTGAGGATGTAAGCAAGTATTTCGCAGACCCGGCTTGGGATGCGACCGATAATTTATATTCTGCCCTCTATACTGATCTGCTCAGAACATTCCGCTATGGCAGTTATCATTTTTACAACGCCAATTATTTTGGCGCGCTTGAAGAAGACGGCAATTACAGCGGTTTTCTATCAGTTCGCTATTTGTTCGGTTTGAAACTGACTAACTCTACGCGGACATATTGTGCGTTGAATCTCGACGTTGTCAATATCACCGGCCAGCCGTCATCGCAGTTCATCTATCAACTCAGCCGGGGACGTGCGGTGGATGCCTTTACCAGCACAAAATTATTTCGTTCGCCGGGCACCTTTCCTTTGGAATGGCGGGATAATTTCTATTTGGGACTTGGACCGGTGCGGGGCTATCAGGACAGAGCGATTTATTTCACCGAATCGTATGCTGGTTCGGTTGAACTTACCCCGCCCGATATTATTCCCTTTAGGTTTTTAGCCAAGCTCCCGCTTGTGGGCGGCTTTCTTTCCAAAATTGATAATGCCCTTTTTGTGGACGCGGCCTCGGTATCGATGGAAGAAAAAGAAGTCTATTATCCGGTTCCTATCTCGACCAGCGAAACGGCTCTTTCGGGTGGCGACCAGCGCTTTTATCTCTCGGCCGGTATCTCACTGTTGTCGCCTCCGGTTTGGTCAAATCAACATTTGAGACTCGATTTCCCGCTCTATCTCAATAAACCAGCAGGGAATGAAAAGGAATTTGAATTCAGATTC
Encoded proteins:
- the priA gene encoding primosomal protein N', with the protein product MREGWRIAGLFLYSWVNTNRRYVTIALAGPLKSAFTYHLDNPAILLQPGCRVVVPFGRANKTGFYLGPAEAPDGFLTKPIMSVLDQISYFPPELFRLCLWMADYYFANPADCLTSALPAALKTNQAVRYLWTEQGIAARASQPNDMFTKKRAVQAGKALTVQDVALLKKQNAQTLGDYIRTGSIVEEWPYIGTKGKLIRFQLGDPATLVDFAKGKRKKPLHFEGPHSRASILALGWSANSFRSALSRGIMRQVYIENEETTLPFITAKADVSSLSLTLPQQTVVDKLKTNLGAGFSIHLLHGITGSGKTLVYCHLARDILAKGQTALVLTPEIALTGAILAYFRGFFDSQVTVIHSGMTERERLESWRGIREGKYKIVIGPRSAVFAPLENVGLIVVDEEHDSSYKQDDPAPRFHGRDTAIMRAKIHSIPIILGSASPSVESYYHAVNGRYQLHELTGRPAGAELPSVRLIDLKKEQLSGDLTYMTYPLKKEIEKRLDQDEQVIVYLNRRGYSRQLKCGDCAHISTCPQCHINLTYHKVGGKLLCHYCGYAANPGDTCEKCNSRNLMYVGAGTQRVEEDIPRLFPQAVTARFDSDTASGRARAYTLLREFAEQKQNLLLGTQMVTKGLDLPGVTLVGVLSADQGLDMPDFRASEKTFARLVQVAGRSGRSRKKGEVIIQTSYPHHPVIMHAAAQDYKGFYDGEIKSRHEYNFPPFIRLANVVFSGTDETILGKASQTFKTRLADVCRKAGIPVETLGPAQCPIYQLKARYRRQLLIKTTQMVKFSRTLTEWESQENRFGLPSSVLAAVDIDPDDMM
- a CDS encoding OsmC family protein, yielding MKRKATAAWKGGMKDGKGILTTETKSLNEVPYNFVSRFENGTMTNPEELIAAAHAGCFSMAFSNELSKGGGVPGSIETTATVTLEGGAITAIHLDTKVSMSGITNDAFMAAANGAKTNCPVSKLLKATITMDAKLNP
- a CDS encoding acyl-CoA dehydrogenase family protein gives rise to the protein MDFSFTENQLAVRDMAREVADRVIIPSISEFDRKQTLNPALLPAMAKANLLGFCVPEEYGGLGMDYISLGLASEEMEYADTSARVILSVHVGLFCMSVLVWANEEQKQKYLVPAAQGKKIATFGLTEPAAGSDAIGIQSTAVKKGDHYVLNGEKMWISLAAIADYFLIFAWTDLEKKRNRDHSGLSAFIVESKWKGVSTSTIHGKLGVRAGSTGSIAFQDVVVPAENVVYKEGQGFKIAMFCLDQGRYTVAAGSCGLIRACRDASVKYSLTRHTQGIPIAEHQLVKQMIANMEASYQYSTYLWMKAGWLKNQGKRSTRETSLAKWIACRDAEASAANAVQVYGAYGFSDEYPVERFYRNSKGASIYEGTREIHTLIQADYALGFRHDKELERELPPVMG
- a CDS encoding GNAT family N-acetyltransferase, giving the protein MTDSLQIKADIIPYAPTYSALVRTWLNSEKVLLDVCRSNEFPPPEDLVDSWQRSDVIAYLLSAKGEPVAYGELWPRPAEFAVEIAHLLVDPKRRSHGYGTRLLELLFSRLTGRPGVNKAIINLYSDNERALGCYLKAGFELLGTTKHIVGLRMIRLVR
- a CDS encoding enoyl-CoA hydratase-related protein; its protein translation is MSAFKNLIIETKGRVLVITVSRPTALNAMNIETTDELQRAFNENSNNDAISCVILTGAGEKSFVAGADINEINALTAQTGYTFSDNGLRLMNTIQYFPKPVIAAINGFALGGGCELALACDIRLASDKAKLGQPEVNLGVIPGYGGSQRLPKLVGRGKAMQMILTGDIISAAEAHRIGLVDEIYPHEELMSKAMQMAETIASRGPIAVKLAKELVNHAQDLYLHAGCDMEKANFAQTCGTADKSEGTGAFLQKRKAAFSGK
- a CDS encoding class I SAM-dependent methyltransferase, which translates into the protein MKLNRLYDEFAYLYPLISGPEAYADEAQLWKNVLCEKLGPGRHTMIEMGVGGGFNLSHFIQDFDATGSDLSEKMVNVSQKFNPGIPHVVGDMRTMRIGKQFKAVLIHDAICYMLTEDDLRQTFVTAHEHLEPGGFLLTAPDYFKETFTDGMVRHNTMSDGTTTLTHLEYEYDLDPNDTVNEMLIHYLIRKDGKLRVERDLHVLGLFSVETWHRLLTETGFDVEQRQHSLYNDGRVGWLLIAQKK
- a CDS encoding class I SAM-dependent methyltransferase; translation: MKSNRLYDEFAHLYYLIDPPADHAGEAARWKAVLREKLGKGRHNILDLGSGGGSHLSHFVDEFDAVAVDLSPEMIKLSSTLNPSVEHLQGDMRTLRLGRKFDAVLIHDAIGYMLNEDDLLSTFKTAFEHLNYGGLIITTPDYVKENFQDARVAHHTALDVKTTLAYFEYVYDLDRADTTFEMLMLYVIREDGKMRTERDMHTLGLFPLERWTKLMRTAGFEVEAVKEERGINHPDGHAGEWMFVGVK
- a CDS encoding LysE family transporter; this encodes MDEPPTRCIFSSMDLPTLFTTSFVVGFSGAMFPGPLLAVNIAETPRHGWKTGPIICIGHGIAEIAVVIIFALGLVTLSDDTGIIRTLAVVGGAALIAMGGMMLYDLFRQRVSYESSNDVIRPSQHLIGKGFTATISNPYWLFWWGTIGLSYVAQSTEAGFIGPVVFYIGHILSDIVWYTAVAMLIWSGRKLLLGRSLKILLTACAVFLLGLGSSFIYKGITGAM